From a region of the Burkholderia lata genome:
- a CDS encoding IclR family transcriptional regulator — protein sequence MTNPSNHAETATPEPAQVTLTLDRGLQLLRAFHAERAPLTNGELAQRTGMSRSAVSRLTSTLIQLGYIRRVAGGTRFELATGVFGIGHAYLETNPVTRLAQPLMQQLADRLDVSVALATADGLDMLYIAHRTSSGIATLRLGVGSLLPMGLTAIGRAWLWGLPDPQRQEYVARLLEAAGAQRDAMRAGIDHAFEDLRENGVCLSYGEFQRNAYGIALPVRVGDTATPMSLSCGAIKAHADIDTIRQRIVPALKQAARDLEHVLRDVRYEP from the coding sequence ATGACGAATCCGTCGAATCATGCCGAAACCGCGACGCCCGAGCCCGCGCAGGTCACGCTCACGCTCGACCGCGGCCTTCAGCTGCTGCGCGCGTTTCATGCCGAACGCGCGCCGCTGACCAACGGCGAACTGGCGCAGCGCACCGGGATGTCCCGGTCCGCGGTGTCCCGCCTCACGTCGACGCTGATTCAGCTCGGGTATATCCGCCGCGTCGCGGGCGGCACCCGCTTCGAGCTGGCGACCGGCGTCTTCGGCATCGGGCATGCGTACCTCGAAACCAATCCCGTCACGCGGCTCGCGCAGCCGCTGATGCAGCAACTCGCCGACCGGCTCGACGTGTCCGTCGCACTCGCCACGGCCGATGGCCTCGACATGCTGTACATCGCGCATCGCACAAGTTCGGGCATCGCGACGCTGCGGCTCGGCGTCGGCTCGTTGCTGCCGATGGGCCTCACGGCGATCGGGCGCGCGTGGCTGTGGGGGTTGCCCGACCCTCAGAGGCAGGAATATGTCGCGCGGCTGCTGGAAGCCGCCGGCGCGCAGCGCGATGCAATGCGCGCCGGCATCGACCACGCGTTCGAGGATCTGCGCGAGAACGGCGTGTGCCTGTCGTACGGCGAATTCCAGCGCAATGCGTACGGCATCGCATTGCCGGTCCGCGTCGGCGATACGGCCACGCCGATGTCGCTGAGTTGCGGCGCGATCAAGGCCCATGCCGACATCGACACCATCAGGCAACGCATCGTGCCGGCGCTCAAGCAGGCCGCGCGCGATCTCGAACACGTGCTGCGCGACGTTCGCTACGAACCGTGA
- a CDS encoding NAD(P)-dependent oxidoreductase: METEQSIGFLGLGQMGGPMAERLLGHAFRLHVYDPSPAALAPFIEGGAVVHDSPRAVADAAGIVFACLPNRDVSLAVGLGPDGVVHGSAIRTYVEMSTIGQDLIERIGDALAQKGIGIVDAPISGGAPAARAGTLAMLAAGAPALVEQVSPLLSLIGKDVFVMGERAGMAQVMKIVNNIIMATNLVVCSEGLAMGAKAGLDPDMMMRLLDAGTAQSFACSKMLSRAVAGRFDYGAAVAIIDKDMSLGFDAARLLDIAAPTIERARDVWHAAYEAGRGKDDFTSILTFVAEQGGTQVRSGRMPG; the protein is encoded by the coding sequence ATGGAAACAGAACAATCTATCGGCTTTCTGGGCCTCGGTCAGATGGGCGGCCCGATGGCCGAGCGCTTGCTCGGGCACGCGTTCCGCCTGCATGTGTACGATCCGTCGCCGGCGGCGCTCGCGCCGTTCATCGAAGGCGGCGCCGTCGTCCACGATTCGCCGCGCGCGGTCGCCGATGCGGCCGGCATCGTGTTCGCGTGCCTGCCGAACCGGGACGTGTCGCTGGCGGTCGGTCTGGGGCCGGACGGCGTCGTGCACGGATCGGCGATCCGCACCTACGTGGAGATGTCGACGATCGGTCAGGACCTGATCGAGCGGATCGGCGACGCGCTCGCGCAGAAGGGAATCGGCATCGTCGATGCGCCGATTTCCGGCGGTGCGCCGGCCGCACGTGCCGGTACGCTCGCGATGCTCGCGGCCGGCGCACCGGCGCTCGTCGAGCAGGTGTCGCCGCTGCTGTCGCTGATCGGCAAGGACGTGTTCGTGATGGGCGAGCGCGCCGGCATGGCGCAGGTCATGAAGATCGTGAACAACATCATCATGGCGACCAATCTCGTCGTGTGCTCGGAAGGGCTTGCGATGGGCGCGAAGGCCGGTCTCGATCCCGACATGATGATGCGGTTGCTCGACGCCGGAACGGCGCAGAGCTTCGCGTGTTCGAAGATGCTGAGCCGGGCCGTGGCGGGGCGATTCGACTACGGCGCGGCGGTCGCGATCATCGACAAGGACATGTCGCTCGGATTCGACGCGGCGCGCTTGCTGGACATCGCGGCGCCGACGATCGAGCGGGCGCGCGACGTCTGGCACGCGGCCTATGAAGCAGGGCGAGGCAAGGACGATTTCACGTCGATCCTGACGTTCGTCGCGGAGCAGGGCGGCACGCAGGTGCGCAGCGGGCGCATGCCCGGATGA
- a CDS encoding flavin-containing monooxygenase has protein sequence MNQPLDVLDAVVVGAGFGGLYAIKRLTDAGFRIQAFESGDGVGGTWYWNRYPGARVDLECWDYSYSFSPELQDEWDWPERYPTSSELMRYLNHVADRFDLRRHVRFNTRVESAVFDEQRNIWRVTTSDGKVTHARFFVPATGVLSVPKPPEIPGIDTFVGESHHTGRWPHHEVDFSNKRVGVIGTGSSGIQVIQALAGKCKHLTVFQRTAVYVVPAKNHPLTPEMRARVRATYPERRAVSRLTRFGIAVPFPVESALDATPEERQKKYENAWENSQLLGFRMCYGDILSNEAANDTVAEFIRGKIRETVKDPAVAEKLMPRGFPFGTKRPCLGDTYYSVYNRDDVTLVDLKQTPIDRVVPEGIVTSEGLHELDVLIYATGYDALTGALTHIDVRGVNGRPLTEKWASGAKTYLGLMTSGFPNLFTVTGPGSPGPLANMSMSIEQHIDWIARCMTDLRDAGVDRIDAGQQAEEDWMQHVQDVVAKTLYLKANSWYVGANVPGKPQVFLPYLGGHGNYRKKCDDVAAAGYAGFVLTGAGDRETESQNETIGDAA, from the coding sequence ATGAACCAACCTCTCGACGTGCTGGATGCCGTCGTCGTCGGTGCCGGCTTCGGCGGCCTGTATGCGATCAAGCGGCTCACCGACGCGGGTTTCCGGATCCAGGCATTCGAATCGGGCGACGGCGTCGGCGGCACCTGGTACTGGAATCGCTACCCGGGTGCGCGAGTGGATCTCGAATGCTGGGACTACTCGTACTCGTTTTCCCCGGAACTGCAGGACGAATGGGACTGGCCGGAGCGCTATCCGACGTCCTCGGAACTGATGCGCTACCTGAATCACGTCGCCGACCGCTTCGACCTGCGCCGGCACGTGCGCTTCAATACGCGGGTCGAATCCGCGGTGTTCGACGAGCAGCGGAATATCTGGCGTGTGACGACGTCGGACGGCAAGGTCACGCATGCACGCTTCTTCGTGCCCGCCACGGGTGTGCTGTCGGTGCCGAAGCCGCCTGAAATCCCGGGGATCGACACGTTCGTCGGCGAAAGCCATCACACGGGCCGCTGGCCGCATCACGAAGTCGACTTCAGCAACAAGCGCGTCGGCGTGATCGGCACGGGTTCGTCGGGCATCCAGGTGATCCAGGCGCTCGCCGGCAAGTGCAAGCACCTGACAGTGTTCCAGCGCACGGCCGTGTACGTGGTGCCGGCGAAGAATCATCCGCTCACACCGGAGATGCGGGCCCGCGTGCGGGCGACGTATCCGGAGCGTCGCGCGGTGAGCCGTCTCACGCGCTTTGGCATCGCGGTGCCGTTCCCGGTGGAATCGGCGCTCGACGCAACCCCGGAAGAGCGCCAGAAGAAATACGAGAACGCGTGGGAAAACAGCCAGCTGCTCGGTTTTCGCATGTGCTACGGCGACATCCTGTCGAACGAGGCCGCGAACGATACGGTGGCCGAGTTCATTCGCGGCAAGATCCGCGAGACGGTGAAGGACCCGGCGGTGGCGGAGAAACTGATGCCGCGCGGCTTCCCGTTCGGCACGAAACGCCCGTGCCTCGGCGACACGTACTACAGCGTGTACAACCGCGACGACGTGACGCTGGTCGACCTGAAGCAGACGCCGATCGATCGCGTGGTGCCCGAAGGGATCGTGACGAGCGAAGGGCTGCACGAACTCGACGTGCTGATCTATGCCACCGGCTACGACGCGCTGACGGGCGCACTCACGCACATCGACGTGCGCGGCGTGAACGGCCGCCCGCTGACCGAAAAATGGGCGAGCGGCGCGAAGACCTACCTCGGCCTGATGACGAGCGGCTTCCCGAACCTGTTCACCGTGACGGGGCCGGGCAGCCCGGGGCCGCTCGCGAACATGTCGATGAGCATCGAGCAGCACATCGACTGGATCGCGCGCTGCATGACCGACCTGCGCGACGCGGGCGTCGACCGGATCGACGCCGGCCAGCAGGCGGAAGAGGACTGGATGCAGCACGTGCAGGACGTCGTTGCGAAGACGCTCTACCTGAAGGCGAACTCCTGGTACGTCGGCGCGAACGTGCCGGGCAAGCCGCAGGTGTTCCTGCCGTATCTGGGCGGACACGGCAACTACCGCAAGAAGTGCGACGACGTCGCGGCAGCCGGCTATGCGGGCTTCGTGCTGACGGGAGCCGGCGATCGCGAAACCGAATCGCAGAACGAAACGATTGGAGATGCTGCATGA
- a CDS encoding nuclear transport factor 2 family protein — MSDAIQRLIDKDLIRDVMLRYARGVDRRDWALVRAAFFEDGEDDHADFKGTRDAFIAWVRERHDAPGLLTSTHFLGNCLVELASDRVAAVETYFFARLEIAPQASGHRSMLDAKHAGSTHNSRVEVFGRYVDRFEKRDGEWRIARRRTVFDAIQSQLVDPADNVLNPAWTLGRRGPDDPVFAVRAAAGLG, encoded by the coding sequence GTGTCCGACGCCATCCAACGACTGATCGACAAGGACCTGATCCGCGACGTGATGCTGCGTTACGCACGCGGCGTCGACCGTCGCGACTGGGCACTCGTGCGCGCCGCCTTCTTCGAGGACGGCGAAGATGACCACGCGGATTTCAAGGGCACGCGCGACGCGTTCATCGCGTGGGTGCGCGAGCGGCACGATGCGCCCGGCCTGCTGACCTCCACGCACTTTCTCGGCAACTGCCTCGTGGAACTCGCGTCCGACCGCGTCGCCGCGGTCGAGACGTATTTCTTCGCGCGGCTGGAAATCGCGCCGCAAGCCAGCGGACACCGCTCGATGCTCGACGCGAAGCACGCCGGCAGCACGCACAACAGCCGGGTCGAGGTTTTCGGCCGCTACGTCGACCGCTTCGAGAAGCGCGACGGCGAATGGCGGATCGCACGGCGGCGCACCGTCTTCGACGCCATCCAGTCGCAACTCGTCGATCCGGCCGACAACGTGCTTAACCCGGCCTGGACGCTCGGCCGCCGCGGCCCGGACGATCCGGTGTTCGCCGTACGCGCGGCAGCCGGCCTGGGCTGA
- a CDS encoding IclR family transcriptional regulator yields MQPGRSMPTHVDARSDNGPHGVDTAWPKPPRGERAPSSTMVTPLARGLSILSVFGPEHAWLGNLEIAHATGIPAPTVLRLLRSLVALGYLHHDKASRKYSLAAASLALGYAAVSDPDLQRVAGIEMRKFAEATDTCVLLGTRDRSDILILDVQIGSRVVLNLQLQPGMRMHIAYSLMGWSLLAVLPESERSYLLSELERRPDDNWPTIGRRMHEKIAQVRELGFGMLHGEWEEELACVAAPLVLPDRPPLVLGCVGRTARLAQARIERELGPRLVAIAQTLRNRVPRQG; encoded by the coding sequence ATGCAACCCGGCAGATCCATGCCGACGCACGTCGATGCGAGGTCCGACAACGGCCCGCACGGCGTCGACACCGCGTGGCCGAAGCCGCCGCGCGGCGAACGCGCGCCGAGCAGCACAATGGTGACGCCCCTCGCGCGCGGGCTGTCGATCCTGTCGGTGTTCGGCCCGGAACATGCGTGGCTCGGCAACCTGGAAATCGCTCACGCCACCGGCATTCCGGCGCCGACCGTGCTGCGGCTGCTGCGCTCGCTCGTCGCGCTCGGCTACCTGCATCACGACAAGGCGAGCCGGAAGTATTCGCTGGCCGCCGCTTCGCTGGCGCTCGGCTACGCGGCCGTTTCCGATCCCGACCTGCAGCGGGTCGCCGGCATCGAGATGCGCAAGTTCGCCGAGGCGACCGATACCTGTGTGCTGCTCGGCACGCGCGACCGGTCCGACATCCTGATCCTCGACGTCCAGATCGGCAGCCGCGTCGTGCTCAACCTGCAGTTGCAGCCCGGCATGCGCATGCATATCGCGTATTCGCTGATGGGCTGGTCGCTGCTGGCCGTGCTGCCGGAGTCGGAGCGCAGCTATCTGCTGAGCGAACTCGAGCGGCGGCCCGACGACAACTGGCCGACCATCGGGCGCCGGATGCACGAGAAAATCGCGCAGGTGCGCGAACTCGGCTTCGGCATGCTGCACGGCGAATGGGAAGAGGAACTCGCGTGCGTCGCGGCACCGCTGGTGCTGCCCGATCGCCCGCCGCTGGTGCTCGGCTGTGTCGGCCGCACCGCGCGCCTCGCCCAGGCGCGGATCGAACGGGAACTCGGGCCGCGGCTCGTCGCGATTGCGCAGACGCTGCGCAATCGCGTGCCGCGCCAGGGTTGA
- a CDS encoding LysR family transcriptional regulator, translating to MNGNNLKDLTAFLLVAEEGSFTRAAARLGISQSALSQVIRALETRLGLQLFARTTRSVSLTAAGSRLLELIGPAMGEIDSGLDEITHLRDKPAGTIRLNADEYAVQHVLQPAVTRLLPAYPDIRVELNIDYGLTDIVSGRYDAGVRRGGLVAKDMIAVQISPPHPMSVVGAPAYFASRPAPKLPRDLTDHLCINLRLPTHGEYFPWVFAKAGKEQRVKVDGQLVGNSIGSARDAALSGLGLAHLPHAYVAEQLASGQLVEALSGWRKTYEPYYLYYPSRRHASPAFSLVVDALRYRG from the coding sequence ATGAACGGCAACAACCTCAAGGACCTGACGGCATTCCTGCTGGTCGCCGAAGAAGGCAGCTTCACGCGCGCGGCCGCGCGCCTGGGCATCTCGCAGTCGGCGCTCAGCCAGGTCATCCGCGCGCTCGAGACGCGGCTGGGCCTGCAGCTGTTCGCGCGCACCACGCGCAGCGTTTCGCTGACCGCCGCGGGCAGCCGGTTGCTGGAGCTGATCGGCCCGGCGATGGGCGAGATCGACTCGGGCCTCGACGAAATTACCCACCTGCGCGACAAGCCCGCCGGGACGATCCGCCTCAATGCCGACGAATATGCGGTGCAGCATGTCCTGCAGCCGGCCGTGACGCGGCTTTTGCCCGCGTACCCCGACATCCGCGTCGAACTCAATATCGATTACGGGCTGACCGACATCGTCAGCGGCCGCTACGACGCGGGCGTGCGGCGCGGCGGGCTCGTGGCCAAGGACATGATCGCCGTGCAGATCAGCCCGCCGCATCCGATGTCGGTCGTCGGGGCGCCGGCGTATTTCGCCAGCCGGCCGGCGCCGAAACTCCCACGCGACCTGACCGACCACCTCTGCATCAACCTTCGCCTGCCGACGCACGGCGAGTATTTCCCGTGGGTGTTCGCGAAAGCGGGCAAGGAGCAGCGCGTGAAGGTCGACGGCCAACTGGTCGGCAACAGCATCGGGTCGGCGCGCGATGCCGCGCTGAGCGGGCTCGGCCTGGCCCACCTGCCGCATGCGTACGTCGCCGAGCAACTGGCGTCGGGGCAACTGGTCGAAGCGCTGTCGGGCTGGCGCAAGACCTACGAGCCGTACTACCTCTACTACCCGAGCCGCCGTCATGCGTCCCCCGCGTTTTCGCTGGTGGTCGACGCGCTGCGCTACCGCGGATAG
- a CDS encoding alpha/beta hydrolase: MPLDPQIAAILKTLEAAPPMESLSVDALRNSLAYPPLERRTVVGEVVDFDMPLEGRVLAARLYRPKLAQSDGVTVFFHGGGFVIGNLDTHDHVCRDLCAESGAAVIAVDYRLAPEHPFPAAVDDCFDAVRWIAEHADTLSFDPSRIVVAGDSAGGNLAAVTALKIRDEGGPTLRAQVLVYPVTDYHTPPTRSYIENQSGYSLTRAAMIRFWNDYVANEREALHPHACPLRAKSLAGLPRALVITAGFDPLRDEGEAYANRLFDAGVPVTFRRHDDMIHGFFRMGPACAAAQEGLLRAAAWIRDVMAR; encoded by the coding sequence ATGCCGCTCGATCCGCAAATTGCCGCGATCCTGAAGACCCTCGAAGCCGCACCGCCGATGGAGAGCCTGTCCGTCGACGCGCTCAGGAACAGCCTCGCGTACCCGCCGCTGGAGCGGCGCACCGTCGTCGGCGAGGTCGTCGATTTCGACATGCCGCTCGAAGGGCGCGTGCTCGCGGCGCGCCTGTACCGGCCGAAGCTTGCGCAAAGCGACGGCGTCACCGTGTTCTTTCATGGCGGCGGCTTCGTGATCGGCAATCTCGACACGCACGATCACGTGTGTCGCGATCTCTGCGCGGAAAGTGGTGCCGCCGTGATTGCCGTCGATTATCGGCTGGCGCCGGAACACCCGTTTCCTGCCGCTGTCGACGATTGCTTCGATGCCGTGCGTTGGATCGCGGAACACGCCGACACGCTGTCGTTCGACCCGTCGCGCATCGTCGTGGCCGGCGACAGCGCGGGCGGCAACCTGGCCGCCGTGACCGCGCTGAAGATTCGCGACGAGGGTGGCCCGACGTTGCGCGCGCAGGTGCTCGTGTATCCGGTGACCGACTATCACACGCCGCCGACCCGTTCGTACATCGAGAACCAGTCCGGCTATTCGCTCACGCGCGCGGCGATGATCCGGTTCTGGAACGACTATGTCGCGAACGAACGGGAGGCGCTGCATCCGCATGCGTGCCCGCTGCGCGCGAAATCGCTGGCGGGCCTGCCGCGCGCGCTGGTGATCACGGCCGGATTCGACCCGCTGCGCGACGAAGGCGAAGCCTATGCCAATCGCCTGTTCGACGCCGGCGTGCCGGTCACGTTCCGGCGCCACGACGACATGATTCACGGCTTCTTCCGGATGGGGCCGGCCTGTGCGGCCGCTCAGGAAGGGTTGCTGCGCGCGGCGGCGTGGATCCGCGACGTGATGGCGCGCTGA
- a CDS encoding alkane 1-monooxygenase yields MFHYLKYFLFHVIGIASIVAFVAGGPWITACFVALVAFYIVGDAICGDDTSTPTLRHPGILTFQLWMALPLLALIVFASVWSVSASDPLGFGMLIERATGYDALAARAAAGWGHHVSGMLLTGLMIGMIGTIPAHELTHRTWDPVSMFIGRWLLAFSFDTIFSIEHVYGHHRYVSTTEDPATAPRGRNVYFHVLASTVKGNVSAWKIEGKRLKRAGHGLLTPFNAVIRGHLMSVLLIACAWSAGGWRTAAYFTLCALWGKALLEIVNYMEHYGIVRDPATPVQPRHSWNTNRRISSWSMFNLTRHSHHHAQGEVPYHALEPFRDAPMMIGGYLTTIVVAMIPPLWHRLMTPKVLAWDRVHASERERRLAADANARSGIAGFEAATGLQALRVSGADGHGR; encoded by the coding sequence ATGTTCCATTACCTGAAATATTTTCTGTTCCACGTCATCGGCATCGCGTCGATCGTCGCGTTCGTCGCGGGCGGCCCGTGGATCACCGCCTGTTTCGTCGCGCTCGTCGCGTTCTACATCGTCGGCGACGCGATCTGCGGCGACGATACGTCGACACCGACCCTGCGCCATCCCGGCATCCTGACGTTCCAGCTGTGGATGGCCCTGCCGCTGCTGGCGTTGATCGTCTTCGCGTCGGTCTGGTCCGTCAGCGCGTCCGACCCGCTCGGCTTCGGCATGTTGATCGAACGCGCGACCGGATACGATGCGCTGGCGGCGCGCGCGGCGGCCGGCTGGGGCCATCACGTGTCCGGCATGCTGTTGACCGGGCTGATGATCGGCATGATCGGCACCATTCCCGCGCACGAGCTGACGCATCGCACGTGGGACCCGGTGTCGATGTTCATCGGCCGCTGGCTGCTGGCGTTCAGCTTCGACACGATTTTCTCGATCGAGCACGTGTACGGGCATCACCGCTACGTGTCCACGACGGAAGATCCCGCCACTGCACCGCGCGGCCGCAACGTCTATTTTCACGTGCTCGCTTCGACGGTCAAAGGCAACGTCAGCGCGTGGAAAATCGAGGGCAAGCGCCTGAAGCGCGCCGGGCACGGGCTGCTCACGCCGTTCAACGCGGTCATTCGCGGCCACCTGATGAGCGTGCTGCTGATCGCTTGCGCATGGAGCGCCGGCGGCTGGCGGACGGCCGCGTATTTCACGCTCTGCGCGCTGTGGGGCAAGGCGCTGCTTGAAATCGTCAACTACATGGAGCACTACGGCATCGTTCGCGATCCGGCGACGCCGGTCCAGCCGCGTCATTCGTGGAATACGAACCGGCGCATCAGCTCGTGGTCGATGTTCAACCTGACGCGCCATTCGCATCATCATGCGCAGGGCGAAGTGCCGTATCACGCACTCGAACCGTTTCGCGATGCGCCGATGATGATCGGCGGCTATCTGACGACCATCGTCGTCGCGATGATTCCGCCGCTCTGGCACCGGTTGATGACGCCCAAGGTGCTCGCATGGGATCGCGTGCATGCCAGCGAGCGGGAAAGGCGTCTCGCAGCCGACGCGAACGCGCGCAGCGGCATTGCCGGGTTCGAGGCCGCGACGGGGTTGCAGGCGCTCCGCGTGTCGGGCGCGGACGGGCACGGGCGCTGA
- a CDS encoding alpha/beta hydrolase produces the protein MSLDAATRAFMDKLAATPSKPRHLMSPDEARTAFARISTILSPGADVRSTIALDIPVDGGTLRARLFVPDGRPQALLVYFHGGGWVVGGIDAFTPLCREIAAGAGVAVALVEYRKAPEHPFPGPVHDAWQAAQWLASQRVALLGAELPVFVGGDSAGANLAIAVTLLTRREGSMSFAGQLLVYPVTDCVFDRPSYVAAENQLLTTRDAMMGYWNHYAPSDAARHSSLASPLREADLSGLPEAIVVTAEHDVLRDEGEAYAQRLEQAGVPVHHRRALGQMHGFLMMIGVLPGSRDGLEFVCERLRDLVARSSR, from the coding sequence ATGAGTCTCGACGCCGCCACCCGGGCGTTCATGGACAAGCTGGCCGCGACACCATCGAAGCCGCGTCACCTGATGTCGCCGGACGAGGCGCGCACGGCGTTTGCCCGCATCAGCACGATCCTGTCCCCCGGCGCCGACGTGCGCTCCACCATTGCGCTCGACATCCCGGTCGACGGCGGCACGCTCCGCGCGCGACTGTTCGTGCCTGACGGGCGCCCTCAGGCGTTGCTCGTCTACTTCCACGGCGGCGGCTGGGTCGTCGGCGGAATCGACGCGTTCACGCCGCTGTGCCGGGAAATCGCCGCCGGCGCGGGCGTCGCGGTGGCGCTCGTCGAATACCGGAAGGCGCCGGAGCATCCATTCCCCGGGCCGGTACACGACGCCTGGCAGGCCGCGCAATGGCTCGCTTCGCAACGGGTCGCGCTGCTCGGCGCCGAACTGCCGGTATTCGTCGGAGGAGACAGTGCGGGCGCCAACCTCGCGATCGCGGTGACGCTGCTCACCCGCCGTGAAGGATCGATGTCGTTCGCCGGCCAGCTGCTCGTCTATCCCGTGACCGATTGCGTGTTCGACCGGCCTTCGTACGTCGCCGCCGAGAACCAGCTACTGACCACGCGCGACGCGATGATGGGGTACTGGAATCACTACGCGCCAAGCGATGCCGCCCGGCATTCGAGCCTCGCGTCGCCGCTGCGGGAAGCCGACCTGTCCGGCCTGCCGGAAGCAATCGTCGTGACCGCCGAGCACGACGTGTTGCGCGACGAAGGAGAGGCGTATGCGCAGCGTCTCGAACAGGCCGGCGTGCCGGTTCATCACCGTCGCGCACTGGGGCAGATGCACGGCTTTCTGATGATGATTGGCGTGCTGCCCGGCAGCCGCGACGGCCTGGAATTCGTGTGCGAGCGACTCCGCGACCTCGTCGCGCGATCGTCGCGCTGA
- a CDS encoding SDR family oxidoreductase: MELRRNVLVVGGAGGIGAACCTALSATWNPIVVDRDAPAAKRVAAETGGRAYGLDVGEVDSIEPCIDTVERECGDIDALVFAAGVIPPAQGPLQADIPVWDHIMDINARGAYAVCRAVGLRMASRGRGSIVMLSSLAGMVSTPHLAYGPSKAAMINLAGSLAVYLGRQGVRVNAVSPGPVRTPVIEASYARGERDPAVMARQTALGRVITPGELAGPIAFLLSDAASAITGTNLVVDAGATATFGWNLFGGVDAVLGALQPPQ; encoded by the coding sequence ATGGAATTGCGCAGAAACGTACTCGTGGTGGGCGGCGCCGGCGGCATCGGCGCGGCCTGCTGTACAGCACTCTCGGCGACGTGGAACCCGATCGTGGTCGACCGCGACGCACCGGCCGCCAAACGCGTGGCGGCCGAAACGGGCGGCCGCGCGTACGGGCTCGACGTCGGCGAGGTCGACAGCATCGAGCCATGCATCGACACCGTCGAACGCGAATGCGGCGACATCGACGCGCTCGTGTTCGCGGCCGGCGTGATCCCGCCCGCGCAGGGCCCGCTACAGGCCGACATTCCGGTCTGGGACCACATCATGGACATCAACGCACGCGGCGCCTACGCGGTCTGCCGTGCGGTCGGGCTGCGCATGGCGTCGCGCGGACGCGGCAGCATCGTGATGCTGTCGTCGCTCGCCGGGATGGTTTCGACGCCCCATCTCGCCTACGGCCCGTCGAAGGCCGCGATGATCAATCTCGCGGGCTCGCTCGCCGTCTATCTCGGCCGGCAAGGTGTGCGCGTGAATGCCGTGTCGCCGGGGCCCGTCCGCACGCCCGTGATCGAGGCCAGCTACGCACGCGGCGAACGCGATCCCGCCGTGATGGCGCGCCAGACCGCGCTCGGCCGCGTCATCACGCCCGGCGAACTGGCCGGACCGATCGCGTTCCTGTTGTCCGACGCGGCCTCCGCGATCACCGGCACCAACCTCGTCGTCGATGCCGGCGCCACCGCCACGTTCGGCTGGAACCTGTTCGGCGGCGTGGATGCCGTGCTCGGCGCACTGCAGCCGCCGCAGTAG
- a CDS encoding SDR family NAD(P)-dependent oxidoreductase → MSNINGRVAGKVAFITGAGAGIGRAAAELFASEGATVVVAEFDPQSGQATVDAIRAAGGTATFVRTDVTSEDSVRDAIATALEFAGRIDVLYNNAGGSTSVDAQVTDCPADEFWRAIKLDLFGTWITCKYGIAAMLKTGGGSVINSSSVFALVGTRGKDAYTAAKGGISAITRSMAVEYAPHRIRVNAVAPAVTVTARVAGLLKSQPDVINKTGERQLLGLIDPKEVALTALYLATDESRTTTGQIFPIDGGFSIS, encoded by the coding sequence ATGAGCAACATCAACGGACGCGTGGCCGGCAAGGTCGCGTTCATCACGGGCGCAGGGGCGGGGATCGGCCGTGCGGCGGCCGAGCTGTTCGCCAGCGAGGGGGCGACGGTCGTCGTGGCCGAATTCGACCCGCAGAGCGGGCAGGCGACGGTCGACGCGATTCGCGCGGCGGGTGGCACCGCGACGTTCGTGCGAACCGACGTCACGAGCGAGGACAGCGTGCGCGACGCGATCGCGACGGCGCTCGAATTCGCCGGGCGGATCGACGTGCTGTACAACAACGCGGGCGGCTCGACGTCGGTCGACGCGCAGGTGACGGATTGTCCGGCCGACGAGTTCTGGCGGGCGATCAAGCTCGACCTGTTCGGCACGTGGATCACGTGCAAGTACGGGATCGCGGCAATGCTGAAGACCGGCGGCGGCTCGGTCATCAACAGCAGCTCGGTGTTCGCGCTGGTCGGCACGCGCGGCAAGGATGCGTACACGGCCGCGAAGGGCGGCATCTCGGCGATCACGCGCTCGATGGCCGTCGAGTACGCGCCGCATCGCATTCGCGTGAACGCGGTGGCGCCGGCCGTGACGGTCACGGCGCGCGTGGCCGGGCTGCTCAAGTCGCAGCCCGACGTGATCAACAAGACCGGCGAGCGCCAGTTGCTGGGCTTGATCGACCCGAAGGAGGTGGCGCTGACGGCGCTGTACCTGGCCACCGACGAATCGCGCACGACCACGGGGCAGATCTTCCCGATCGACGGCGGATTCTCGATCTCGTGA